A part of Campylobacter ureolyticus ACS-301-V-Sch3b genomic DNA contains:
- a CDS encoding heavy metal translocating P-type ATPase, which translates to MQKQKLKQDNNIEFKIFHKSKNRVRFLQPELSLNSDIKAYEDAILKLDNVTNARVNKTIKSVTVNFENVDLDKLLGEISKLEIPVLENESDDISKAEIIKSLISLGLMPIIRNKDINTLISLFASYPLLKDGLSELLKSGLTSKVLEAMAVGISLSRKDLLAANSTNLMLNIGEYIEESTTHKSDDLIKALAKPAIKEAWVEVNKNGKKTLVKTKTEDIKVGDIVVVGSGESIAIDGYVLEGNASVNEASMTGEAEAIAKKHGDRVMSGTVVEDGKIKIWTELAGKDTSTERIRHYIQNSLNEKSNVAQKATKLADKLVPITLSLAGLSYFINRNMTSVASVLQADYSCALKLATPVAFKSSISKAGNNGMLIKGAKSLEELASADTFVFDKTGTITRGILEVIDIISFDKDWKKDDVLNLAASAEEHYFHPIAEAVVSAAEKKGFKHMHHGEVEFIVAHGLKTHFHGKEVVIGNRHFLEDDENISFKAHDTKIRNELKDGNALLYIGYDKKLLGIIVMKDEIRSNAKKTIKKLKELGVKEVIMLTGDIETKAKEVADLLGIDKVYANMLPTSKAEVIDTLVKEGKKIVFCGDGINDAPSLTKANVGISMKRGADIARAVADISLLKDDIYAVAQLKELANETLKLVDRNFNATVLINSAILLGATLGKLSPISTAVLHNGTTIGLLLNSMKGVKIQ; encoded by the coding sequence ATGCAAAAGCAGAAATTGAAGCAGGACAATAATATAGAGTTTAAAATTTTTCATAAAAGTAAAAACCGAGTTAGGTTTTTACAGCCTGAGCTAAGTTTAAATTCTGATATCAAAGCTTATGAAGATGCCATATTAAAACTTGATAATGTTACAAATGCAAGAGTTAATAAAACTATAAAAAGCGTAACTGTAAATTTTGAAAATGTAGACTTAGATAAATTACTAGGTGAAATTTCAAAACTTGAAATTCCAGTTTTAGAAAATGAAAGTGATGATATAAGTAAAGCTGAGATTATAAAATCTTTAATTTCACTTGGGCTTATGCCTATTATTAGAAACAAAGATATAAACACCTTAATAAGCTTGTTTGCCTCATATCCACTTTTAAAAGATGGATTAAGTGAGCTTTTAAAAAGCGGTCTTACTTCAAAAGTTTTAGAGGCAATGGCAGTTGGAATTTCACTTTCAAGAAAAGATTTATTAGCTGCAAATAGTACAAATTTGATGTTAAATATCGGCGAGTATATTGAAGAGAGCACAACTCATAAAAGCGATGATTTAATTAAGGCTTTGGCAAAGCCAGCTATCAAAGAAGCTTGGGTTGAGGTTAATAAAAATGGTAAAAAAACTCTTGTTAAGACAAAAACAGAAGATATTAAAGTTGGAGATATTGTAGTAGTTGGAAGTGGTGAAAGCATTGCAATAGATGGATATGTATTAGAGGGAAATGCAAGTGTAAATGAAGCCTCTATGACAGGCGAAGCAGAAGCTATTGCCAAAAAACATGGTGATAGAGTTATGAGTGGAACTGTTGTTGAAGATGGTAAAATTAAAATTTGGACTGAGCTTGCTGGAAAAGATACAAGTACTGAAAGAATTCGCCACTACATACAAAACTCACTCAATGAAAAATCTAATGTAGCTCAAAAAGCAACAAAACTAGCCGATAAGTTAGTGCCTATAACTTTAAGTTTGGCTGGATTATCATACTTTATAAATAGAAATATGACAAGTGTAGCTTCGGTTTTACAAGCTGATTATTCATGTGCTTTAAAGCTTGCTACTCCAGTAGCTTTTAAATCAAGCATAAGTAAAGCTGGAAATAACGGTATGCTTATAAAAGGTGCTAAATCATTAGAAGAACTAGCTAGTGCAGATACTTTTGTTTTTGACAAAACAGGAACCATTACAAGAGGAATTTTAGAAGTTATTGACATTATAAGCTTTGATAAAGACTGGAAAAAAGATGATGTTTTAAATCTTGCAGCAAGTGCTGAAGAGCACTATTTTCATCCAATTGCAGAAGCTGTTGTAAGTGCGGCAGAGAAAAAAGGATTTAAGCATATGCATCATGGAGAGGTTGAGTTTATTGTGGCACATGGGCTTAAAACACATTTTCATGGCAAAGAAGTAGTTATTGGAAATAGACATTTTTTAGAAGATGATGAAAATATTTCATTTAAAGCGCACGATACAAAGATAAGAAATGAGCTAAAAGATGGAAATGCACTTTTATATATTGGCTATGATAAAAAGCTTCTAGGAATTATTGTTATGAAAGATGAAATTCGCTCAAATGCTAAAAAAACTATTAAAAAGTTAAAAGAACTTGGCGTTAAAGAAGTGATTATGCTAACAGGAGATATTGAAACAAAAGCAAAAGAAGTTGCAGATTTATTGGGCATTGATAAGGTGTATGCAAATATGCTTCCAACTTCAAAAGCAGAAGTTATAGATACTCTTGTAAAGGAAGGTAAAAAAATTGTATTTTGTGGCGATGGGATAAATGATGCACCATCTTTAACAAAAGCAAATGTTGGAATAAGCATGAAAAGAGGTGCTGACATAGCAAGAGCAGTTGCTGATATTAGTCTTTTAAAAGATGATATTTATGCAGTTGCTCAACTAAAAGAGTTGGCAAATGAAACTTTAAAACTAGTTGATAGAAATTTTAATGCCACAGTTTTAATAAACTCAGCGATACTTTTAGGTGCAACTTTAGGAAAATTAAGTCCTATTTCAACAGCGGTTTTACATAATGGAACGACGATAGGACTTCTTTTAAATTCAATGAAGGGTGTGAAAATTCAGTAA
- the acpS gene encoding holo-ACP synthase, protein MLGVDIVSIKRISNLKEKYGLKFLKRVLNDREISLVKSDETLAGFFAAKEAVSKALGVGIGNEFSFLDIEIYKSDKNAPLIKFKDEIKNKFKIKGSNLSISHDGGFAIAAVMIETQ, encoded by the coding sequence ATGCTTGGAGTTGATATAGTAAGCATAAAAAGAATTTCAAATTTAAAAGAAAAATATGGATTAAAATTTTTAAAAAGAGTTTTAAATGATAGAGAAATTAGCTTAGTAAAAAGTGATGAAACCTTAGCAGGTTTTTTTGCCGCAAAAGAAGCTGTTTCAAAAGCTCTTGGTGTTGGGATTGGAAATGAATTTTCGTTTTTAGATATTGAAATTTATAAAAGTGATAAAAACGCTCCTCTTATAAAATTTAAAGATGAGATAAAAAACAAATTTAAAATAAAAGGCTCAAATCTTAGCATAAGCCACGATGGAGGTTTTGCCATCGCAGCTGTTATGATAGAAACTCAATAA
- a CDS encoding heavy metal translocating P-type ATPase: MNKALKKDIQKILISVIFVIASYLVSNAELKTVFLIFAYLVVGVEILIKACKSLINGGFLDENFLMGIASIGAFFIGEQIEAVAVILFYKIGVAFEDYSINRSRKSIKEAMSIAPDYANLKTSDGSKKVDPNDVKLGDIIVIKPGEKVPLDGIIIKGNSTLDTSALTGESLPLEVGKDTQILSGSVNINGLLEVKVTSEFETSTVSKILELVEDATSKKSSQEKFITKFAKIYTPIVVGLALIIAFVVPMFVGDFKEWIYKALIFLVVSCPCALVVSVPLSFFGGIGGASKKGILVKGSNYLQVLAKVKNFVFDKTGTLTKGNFVLKDVVNESFIDKDELLKLSAYAQAHSTHPIGLSIINTYNEKIDEKAVTNLEEIPGFGIKATIFGKNVKIGNKKLLSEFDLPEITQTASFVAVDGKFAGYLTFEDELRDGSAQLIKWLKDSGIKTAMLTGDRSKVAKNIQEKLGIDEVFAELLPADKLTNLEKIIAKKSKNSTVAYIGDGINDAPVLARADVGFSMLGTDAAMEASDIVIMDNDISKIKTAMLIAKKTISIASQNIVFAIGVKVLVMILAIFGLANIWMAIFADVGVTILAILNSFRTFSYAKKL; the protein is encoded by the coding sequence ATGAATAAAGCTTTAAAAAAAGATATACAAAAAATTTTAATCTCAGTAATATTTGTAATAGCCTCTTATTTGGTTTCAAATGCTGAGCTAAAAACTGTATTTTTAATCTTTGCATATTTGGTAGTTGGAGTTGAAATTTTAATAAAAGCTTGTAAAAGCTTAATAAACGGTGGCTTTTTAGATGAAAATTTCTTGATGGGAATTGCTTCGATTGGGGCATTTTTCATCGGAGAACAAATCGAGGCTGTAGCGGTAATTTTATTTTATAAAATAGGCGTAGCGTTTGAAGATTACTCTATAAATCGCTCAAGAAAATCAATAAAAGAAGCCATGAGTATCGCACCTGATTATGCAAATTTAAAAACAAGTGATGGCTCAAAAAAAGTTGATCCTAATGATGTAAAACTTGGTGATATAATCGTCATAAAACCAGGTGAAAAAGTCCCACTTGATGGCATCATCATAAAAGGAAACTCAACCCTTGATACATCAGCTCTAACTGGCGAATCACTTCCGCTTGAAGTTGGCAAAGATACTCAGATTTTAAGTGGAAGCGTAAATATAAACGGACTTTTAGAAGTAAAAGTAACAAGCGAGTTTGAGACTTCAACGGTTAGCAAAATTTTAGAGCTTGTTGAAGATGCGACTTCTAAAAAATCATCACAGGAAAAATTCATTACCAAATTTGCTAAAATTTACACCCCTATTGTAGTTGGTTTAGCTCTAATCATCGCATTTGTCGTGCCGATGTTTGTGGGGGATTTTAAAGAGTGGATTTATAAAGCACTAATCTTTTTAGTAGTATCTTGCCCTTGTGCTTTGGTGGTTTCAGTTCCACTTAGCTTTTTTGGAGGAATTGGCGGGGCTAGTAAAAAAGGAATTTTGGTTAAAGGAAGTAATTATTTGCAAGTTTTAGCTAAGGTTAAAAACTTTGTATTTGATAAAACTGGAACTTTAACAAAAGGAAATTTTGTCCTTAAAGATGTGGTAAATGAGAGTTTTATAGATAAAGATGAGCTTTTAAAGTTATCAGCTTACGCACAAGCTCACAGCACCCATCCTATCGGACTTTCTATCATAAATACTTATAATGAAAAAATCGATGAAAAAGCCGTAACAAATCTTGAAGAAATCCCAGGTTTTGGCATAAAAGCGACAATTTTTGGAAAAAATGTAAAAATAGGAAATAAAAAGCTTTTAAGTGAGTTTGACTTGCCTGAGATTACACAAACTGCATCATTTGTGGCAGTTGATGGTAAATTTGCAGGGTATTTAACATTTGAAGATGAACTAAGAGATGGCTCGGCCCAGCTTATAAAATGGCTTAAAGATAGTGGCATAAAAACAGCTATGCTAACAGGCGATAGATCAAAAGTTGCTAAAAATATACAAGAAAAACTTGGCATTGATGAAGTTTTTGCTGAGCTTTTACCAGCTGATAAGCTAACAAATTTAGAAAAAATCATCGCCAAAAAGTCTAAAAATAGCACAGTTGCATATATCGGCGATGGGATAAATGATGCTCCGGTTTTAGCAAGAGCGGATGTTGGATTTTCCATGCTTGGAACGGACGCTGCCATGGAAGCAAGCGATATAGTCATAATGGATAATGATATCTCAAAAATCAAAACCGCGATGCTAATAGCTAAAAAAACCATAAGTATCGCCTCGCAAAACATCGTCTTTGCAATCGGCGTGAAAGTTTTAGTTATGATTTTAGCGATTTTCGGTTTAGCAAATATCTGGATGGCGATATTTGCTGATGTTGGAGTTACCATTTTGGCGATACTAAATTCTTTTAGAACTTTTTCTTATGCTAAAAAACTTTAA
- a CDS encoding Fur family transcriptional regulator has translation MVNDRVFTKFLNMIFPDSKDFPTRSAIIKILFYNKHLSAKMIKEIYEKQEKNSVNISTIYQIINLLEEKNLIKSINLKNVIYYELENGLRHDHLVCIKCGKIVEFIDESFSSLEQNLGKIYEFNVEGRILILQGVCKKCQLS, from the coding sequence ATGGTTAATGATAGAGTTTTTACTAAATTTTTAAATATGATTTTTCCTGATAGCAAGGATTTTCCTACGCGATCTGCGATTATAAAAATTCTTTTTTACAACAAACATTTAAGCGCAAAAATGATAAAAGAAATTTATGAAAAACAAGAAAAAAATAGTGTTAATATAAGCACCATTTATCAAATAATAAATTTACTTGAAGAAAAAAATCTAATAAAATCCATAAATTTAAAGAATGTTATTTATTATGAGCTTGAAAATGGTTTAAGACATGATCATTTAGTTTGCATAAAGTGTGGAAAAATAGTTGAATTTATTGATGAGAGTTTTTCAAGCTTAGAGCAAAATTTGGGTAAAATATATGAGTTTAACGTAGAAGGTAGGATATTAATTTTACAAGGAGTTTGCAAAAAATGTCAATTGTCATAA
- a CDS encoding flavodoxin encodes MTLVVYFSATGNTANLAKKISKITNGEIYEIKPKVPYIDKDLDWWDDKCRANTEMRENLRPEILGEIDISKFDTIFLGFPIWWYKAPVIINSFLEKYDFNGKIIIPFVTSGSSSYGDTNLALLNSCKGGILKNGVRFDVNISQNELEKWVKNSLNK; translated from the coding sequence ATGACATTAGTAGTTTATTTTAGTGCAACTGGAAATACTGCAAATTTAGCTAAAAAAATTAGCAAAATAACAAATGGTGAAATTTATGAAATAAAACCAAAAGTGCCTTACATAGACAAAGATCTGGATTGGTGGGATGACAAATGCAGGGCAAATACCGAAATGAGAGAAAATTTACGCCCTGAAATTTTGGGTGAAATTGACATTTCTAAATTCGATACTATTTTTTTAGGATTTCCGATTTGGTGGTATAAAGCCCCAGTTATTATAAATTCTTTTTTAGAAAAATATGATTTTAATGGCAAAATTATAATCCCATTTGTAACTTCTGGAAGCAGTTCGTATGGTGATACAAATTTAGCACTTTTAAACTCTTGCAAAGGCGGAATTTTAAAAAATGGCGTTAGATTTGATGTAAATATCAGTCAAAACGAGCTTGAAAAATGGGTAAAAAACTCACTTAATAAATAA
- a CDS encoding heavy-metal-associated domain-containing protein has protein sequence MKKFNLKNLDCANCAAQIEANVAKLDGVNSVSVNFLTTTMKIDFDENRRDEIIEKIKQVIKKLEPDTILEV, from the coding sequence ATGAAAAAATTTAATTTAAAAAATTTGGATTGTGCAAATTGCGCAGCACAAATAGAAGCAAATGTTGCCAAACTTGATGGTGTAAATAGTGTAAGTGTTAATTTCTTGACCACTACTATGAAAATTGATTTTGATGAAAATAGAAGAGATGAAATCATTGAAAAAATAAAACAAGTCATCAAAAAGCTTGAACCAGATACTATACTAGAGGTATAA
- a CDS encoding heavy metal translocating P-type ATPase encodes MSIVIKSNLKDRVRLKSDLFTKKNEDFINQILEDKVIDLRFNLACNSLIIKFNSLEISLNDILDLLYEYFKISSNLPKQKIENSLKTCSECLVCKKTHSKKTWRRKVYEIVGLSVVAVVVFIKEHILATPFSAISNIALGSLSVVAALPLLNEAKNDILNKKFSLETFMAFSLLLAIFGGEIAAAFEVIYILRASRLFEEYTAQKSRIAIKNLIEMDVKQVYVLNGDIEIQTNLEDVKKGDIVVCVNGEKICVDGEVVYGEGYVDESIINGYSQAIYKKIGSSVFANTTLNEGKIHIKVNAVGNETYISRVINDVEKHLSLKSASEIEADRLAKKVLKLGSFMTVATLFLTGSFTNAFSVMIIMSCPCATILAASSAVSSAIASAAKNGILIKGGEHLEKMSKADIVCFDKTGTLTTNTPVVLSYVTKLDEDEFFQVLSNLEHKNTHPIAKAVSGYCQNLGFEPTASSNSCSVVGLGVKGEFNNNKYLLGNKKFMVDNSIRLPYNSNFLKNNEHATIIFLAKNSKFVGCLSISHEIRDGSKETILELKKRGVKKIVLLTGDDELVANEFAKEFEFDAVYPNLMPDEKANIVNSFSKKGVTLMIGDGVNDTLAMSRADISVSFASGGSEAAIEVSNIAITNSDPKDIIKLFDLSNLALKKANQNYKIGTSTNILGSILAMFGTITPAAAGLIHLAHTGAILYNSSKVKI; translated from the coding sequence ATGTCAATTGTCATAAAATCAAATTTAAAAGATAGAGTTAGGCTTAAATCAGATCTTTTTACAAAGAAAAATGAGGACTTTATAAATCAAATTTTAGAAGATAAGGTTATAGATTTAAGATTTAATTTAGCTTGCAATTCGCTTATAATAAAATTTAATTCCTTGGAAATTTCTTTAAACGATATACTTGATTTACTCTATGAGTATTTTAAAATTTCTTCAAATTTACCAAAACAAAAGATTGAAAATTCGCTTAAAACTTGCAGCGAGTGTTTGGTTTGTAAAAAAACTCACTCTAAAAAGACTTGGAGAAGAAAAGTTTATGAAATAGTTGGTTTAAGTGTAGTTGCGGTAGTTGTTTTTATAAAAGAACATATTTTAGCAACCCCTTTTTCAGCCATTTCAAATATTGCACTTGGAAGTCTTAGCGTAGTTGCAGCACTGCCACTTTTAAATGAGGCTAAAAATGATATTTTGAATAAAAAATTTAGCCTTGAAACTTTCATGGCATTTTCTTTACTTTTAGCTATTTTTGGTGGTGAGATAGCAGCTGCTTTTGAAGTTATTTATATATTAAGGGCTTCTAGATTATTTGAAGAATATACCGCGCAAAAATCTCGCATTGCAATTAAAAATTTGATAGAAATGGATGTTAAACAAGTATATGTTTTAAATGGTGATATCGAAATACAAACAAATTTAGAAGATGTTAAAAAAGGCGATATCGTAGTTTGCGTGAATGGAGAAAAAATTTGTGTTGATGGTGAGGTTGTATATGGTGAGGGATATGTTGATGAAAGCATTATAAATGGCTATAGTCAAGCTATTTATAAAAAAATCGGAAGTAGTGTTTTTGCAAATACAACCTTAAATGAGGGAAAAATTCATATAAAAGTAAATGCTGTTGGAAACGAAACTTATATTTCGCGTGTAATTAATGATGTTGAGAAGCATTTAAGCTTAAAATCTGCAAGTGAGATTGAGGCTGATAGGCTTGCTAAAAAAGTTTTAAAACTTGGCTCATTTATGACAGTTGCAACACTATTTTTAACAGGTTCTTTTACTAATGCTTTTAGTGTAATGATTATTATGAGTTGTCCATGCGCTACTATTTTAGCAGCAAGTTCCGCTGTTAGTTCGGCTATTGCAAGTGCAGCAAAGAATGGAATTTTGATTAAAGGTGGTGAGCATTTAGAAAAAATGAGCAAAGCAGATATAGTTTGTTTTGATAAAACAGGCACACTAACTACAAATACTCCAGTTGTATTAAGCTATGTAACAAAACTTGATGAGGATGAGTTTTTTCAAGTATTGTCAAATTTAGAGCATAAAAATACCCATCCAATTGCAAAAGCAGTGAGTGGATATTGCCAAAATTTAGGCTTTGAGCCAACTGCAAGCTCAAATAGTTGCAGTGTTGTTGGACTTGGAGTTAAAGGCGAGTTTAATAATAATAAATATCTACTTGGAAATAAAAAATTTATGGTCGATAACTCAATAAGACTTCCATATAATAGTAACTTTTTGAAAAACAATGAGCATGCAACAATTATATTTTTAGCTAAAAACTCTAAATTTGTTGGATGCTTGTCTATATCACATGAGATAAGAGATGGAAGTAAGGAAACTATATTAGAGCTTAAAAAAAGAGGTGTTAAAAAAATAGTCTTATTAACCGGAGATGATGAACTTGTGGCAAATGAATTTGCAAAAGAGTTTGAATTTGATGCTGTTTATCCAAATTTAATGCCTGATGAAAAAGCTAATATAGTAAATTCTTTTTCAAAAAAAGGCGTTACTTTAATGATAGGAGATGGTGTAAATGATACCTTGGCTATGAGTAGAGCAGATATTAGTGTTTCTTTTGCAAGTGGTGGAAGCGAGGCTGCTATAGAAGTATCAAATATCGCTATAACAAACTCAGATCCAAAAGATATAATAAAACTTTTTGATTTAAGCAATTTGGCTTTAAAAAAGGCAAATCAAAACTATAAAATAGGCACTTCAACAAATATATTAGGCTCTATTTTGGCAATGTTTGGCACTATTACACCAGCGGCTGCAGGACTTATACACTTAGCTCATACTGGGGCTATTTTATACAATTCAAGCAAAGTCAAAATTTGA
- a CDS encoding putative transporter: MFRSFFCDKKWRLWAYGGVVFILCSLVLQTQLNVAINNWYKDFYDMLQNIKDYNINDFWKEIWRFLYIAMPYVIAYTITSFFASHWAFRWREAITFSYIHQWKECHKDIEGSSQRMQEDIYRFAKIVEDLGVRVVRAFMTLIAFTPILWALSDKVPLPYLKEIPGSLVWVALSISLGGLVISWFVGIKLPGLEYNNQKAEAAFRKELVYAEDDKLNYADEKVARGLFKALQKNYYKLFLHYGYFNIWLISFSQFMVIVPYMIMGAGLFTGLITLGILVQVSNAFSQVRESFSVFINNWTTITELRSIYKRLSEFEENINYKSVKFS, encoded by the coding sequence ATGTTTAGATCTTTTTTTTGCGATAAAAAATGGCGTCTTTGGGCCTATGGCGGAGTTGTGTTTATACTTTGTTCTTTGGTTTTACAAACTCAGCTAAATGTTGCAATAAACAATTGGTATAAAGATTTTTATGATATGTTGCAAAATATAAAAGATTATAATATTAATGATTTTTGGAAAGAAATTTGGCGATTTTTATATATTGCAATGCCTTATGTTATCGCTTACACAATTACCTCTTTTTTTGCTAGTCATTGGGCTTTTAGATGGAGAGAAGCGATAACTTTTTCATATATTCATCAATGGAAAGAGTGCCATAAAGATATCGAGGGAAGTTCTCAAAGAATGCAAGAAGATATTTATAGATTTGCTAAAATTGTGGAAGATTTAGGTGTTAGAGTTGTAAGAGCTTTTATGACGTTAATCGCATTTACACCTATTTTATGGGCTTTAAGTGATAAAGTTCCACTTCCATATTTAAAAGAAATTCCAGGAAGTCTTGTTTGGGTAGCTCTTAGTATAAGTCTTGGAGGGCTTGTTATATCATGGTTTGTTGGCATTAAACTTCCAGGGCTTGAATACAATAATCAAAAAGCTGAAGCAGCCTTTAGAAAAGAGCTTGTTTATGCAGAAGATGATAAACTAAATTACGCTGATGAAAAAGTTGCAAGAGGACTTTTTAAGGCTTTGCAAAAAAACTATTATAAGCTTTTTTTACATTATGGCTATTTTAATATATGGCTTATTTCATTTTCCCAATTTATGGTAATAGTTCCATATATGATAATGGGAGCAGGGCTTTTTACAGGCCTTATAACACTTGGTATTTTAGTTCAAGTAAGCAATGCTTTTTCGCAAGTTAGAGAAAGTTTTAGTGTGTTTATAAATAACTGGACAACTATAACAGAATTAAGAAGTATTTATAAAAGACTTAGTGAGTTTGAAGAAAATATAAACTATAAAAGTGTGAAATTTTCATAA
- a CDS encoding ArsR/SmtB family transcription factor, with amino-acid sequence MGKKEKILEDSQEICESVVIHKEVVENTKTKMPDDTSLNELADFFKIFGDSTRVRILWALSLNQMCVCDIAALLNMSQSSISHQLRVLKQNKFVKNRRDGKVVYYSLLDEHISYILKQGLTHISE; translated from the coding sequence ATGGGCAAAAAAGAAAAAATTTTAGAAGATAGCCAAGAAATTTGCGAAAGTGTAGTTATACACAAAGAAGTGGTTGAAAATACAAAAACAAAAATGCCAGATGATACTTCGCTTAATGAATTGGCTGATTTTTTTAAAATTTTTGGAGACAGTACAAGAGTTAGAATTTTATGGGCTTTAAGCCTAAATCAAATGTGTGTTTGCGATATAGCTGCACTTTTAAATATGAGTCAATCAAGCATTTCTCATCAGCTTCGAGTATTGAAACAAAACAAATTTGTAAAAAACAGACGCGATGGAAAAGTTGTTTATTACTCACTTTTAGATGAGCATATTAGCTATATTTTAAAACAGGGTTTAACTCATATAAGTGAGTAA
- a CDS encoding hemolysin family protein produces MLFLAFVFIFLNAFFVLSEFSIVKVRKSKLEELIHENVPNAKLALKITNSLDTYLSATQLGITLSSLALGWIGEPAVVRLIESPIKEFFSVNDIALHTIAVGISFTFITLFHVVLGELVPKSIAIAKTEKIVLFVAKPLHAFWLLFLPFIKVFDILARAILKLIGIKPAGENEIAHSEEEIKIIAGESLKVGVLDSFENDIIQNAVDFGDTVAKEVMTPRKDMICLNKQLSFEENFKIVVNSGFTRFPYIDGSKDNVLGMIHIRDLILQNKEKDFNKIVRKIIIVSENTSIAKILPMMNKERISAALVIDEYGGTSGLITMEDIIEEILGDIIDEHDDNVTTFKKLSDDSYEFIGRSYIEDVEDIMGVKFDDDIEENTIGGYAFNLIGKLPVVGDKVSDKNCTYEVLAMDKTAISKLKITKISNL; encoded by the coding sequence ATGCTATTTTTAGCATTTGTTTTTATATTTTTAAATGCCTTTTTTGTGCTCTCTGAGTTTTCAATTGTTAAAGTTAGAAAAAGTAAGCTTGAAGAGCTTATCCATGAAAATGTCCCAAATGCAAAACTTGCTTTAAAAATCACAAATTCCCTTGATACTTATCTAAGTGCTACTCAACTTGGAATTACGCTTAGTTCTCTTGCGCTTGGTTGGATTGGAGAGCCTGCTGTTGTAAGACTTATAGAATCTCCTATAAAAGAGTTTTTTAGTGTAAATGATATAGCACTTCACACAATTGCAGTTGGAATTTCTTTTACTTTTATTACGCTTTTTCATGTTGTTTTAGGTGAGCTTGTGCCAAAGTCTATAGCTATTGCAAAAACTGAAAAAATAGTTCTTTTTGTGGCAAAACCACTTCATGCATTTTGGCTTTTATTTTTACCATTTATAAAGGTTTTTGATATTTTGGCTAGAGCTATTTTAAAGCTAATTGGTATAAAACCTGCAGGTGAAAATGAAATAGCTCACTCAGAAGAAGAGATTAAAATAATTGCAGGAGAAAGCCTAAAAGTAGGAGTTTTAGACTCATTTGAAAATGATATTATTCAAAATGCGGTTGATTTTGGCGATACAGTTGCAAAAGAAGTTATGACTCCAAGAAAAGATATGATTTGTCTAAATAAACAACTTAGTTTTGAAGAGAATTTTAAAATCGTTGTAAATTCCGGCTTTACAAGATTTCCATACATTGATGGAAGTAAAGATAATGTCTTAGGAATGATACATATAAGGGATTTGATTTTACAAAACAAAGAAAAAGATTTTAATAAAATAGTTAGAAAAATTATAATTGTTTCAGAAAACACTTCAATTGCTAAAATTTTGCCAATGATGAATAAAGAAAGAATTTCTGCAGCACTCGTAATTGATGAGTACGGTGGAACATCTGGACTTATTACCATGGAAGATATAATTGAAGAAATTTTAGGCGATATTATAGATGAGCATGATGATAATGTTACAACTTTTAAAAAGTTAAGTGATGATAGCTATGAGTTTATAGGAAGAAGCTATATTGAGGATGTTGAAGACATTATGGGGGTTAAGTTTGACGATGATATAGAGGAAAATACAATTGGTGGATATGCCTTTAATCTAATTGGAAAACTCCCTGTAGTTGGAGATAAAGTAAGTGATAAAAACTGCACTTACGAAGTTTTAGCTATGGATAAAACGGCTATTTCAAAATTAAAAATAACAAAAATAAGTAATTTATAA